In Candidatus Zixiibacteriota bacterium, one DNA window encodes the following:
- a CDS encoding SPOR domain-containing protein translates to MRLSLIIILFSAVLCSASEVDSLIENGQLAKAYQYLIDNYKNTPDEPEYLFVKGKTEESGETSAAYFKDFINKSSGNSRLVDWAKLDLGKYYLAQKLYVTANKLFENIDQDSPFWDEASYLAAKCLLMSDEYELAADDFKAITDRYESEESSEVKDKLEQFYNWAKLGLADAYASLKDYNQAESVYTELIEPEREHDISAPALLGLQDIAQQQNKQDNSREYANMYNERYQPDSPVIENSGRDTAESISAKPEKYEPAIKRSSGYFIQVGVFHNRENADRMSTLYKESGYKAYIEVFIEGGEEFHRVMVGGYQSKQQAEFVKKRLERAIGEKYFIIKR, encoded by the coding sequence ATGAGGTTATCCTTAATAATTATCCTTTTCTCCGCAGTGTTATGTTCCGCCTCCGAGGTTGACAGTTTAATCGAGAATGGCCAGCTGGCTAAGGCTTATCAATACCTCATCGACAATTATAAAAACACTCCGGATGAGCCGGAATATCTTTTCGTTAAGGGGAAAACCGAGGAATCCGGCGAAACATCCGCCGCCTATTTCAAGGATTTTATCAATAAATCATCGGGCAATTCCCGTCTTGTCGACTGGGCGAAGCTTGATCTCGGCAAATACTATTTAGCGCAAAAACTATATGTAACTGCCAACAAGCTTTTCGAAAATATCGACCAGGATTCGCCGTTCTGGGATGAGGCGTCCTATTTAGCGGCCAAGTGTCTGCTTATGTCGGATGAATACGAACTTGCCGCCGATGATTTCAAGGCTATCACCGACCGATATGAAAGCGAAGAATCTTCAGAGGTTAAAGACAAGCTGGAGCAATTTTACAACTGGGCAAAGCTGGGTTTGGCGGATGCCTACGCATCGCTAAAAGATTACAATCAGGCTGAGTCGGTTTACACCGAACTGATAGAGCCGGAACGAGAGCATGACATATCTGCCCCGGCTCTTCTGGGACTGCAGGATATCGCCCAACAGCAGAACAAGCAGGACAACTCCCGCGAGTATGCAAACATGTACAACGAACGATATCAACCGGATAGTCCGGTTATAGAAAATTCCGGCAGGGATACTGCCGAATCAATTTCGGCTAAACCGGAAAAATATGAGCCTGCTATCAAGCGCAGTTCGGGCTATTTCATTCAGGTTGGCGTATTCCACAATCGAGAAAACGCCGACAGGATGTCAACGCTGTATAAGGAGAGCGGCTACAAGGCTTACATTGAGGTTTTCATCGAAGGAGGCGAGGAATTCCATCGCGTAATGGTAGGCGGCTATCAATCCAAACAGCAGGCGGAGTTCGTCAAGAAGCGTTTAGAGCGCGCGATAGGGGAGAAGTATTTCATCATCAAGCGGTGA